From Chryseobacterium sp. IHB B 17019, one genomic window encodes:
- a CDS encoding DUF7033 domain-containing protein, translated as MEDTVFNKPISTEVIQYVFDFIFSFTVFKGKEYEIKIMEDQKLLQFTLNKRNIYFALPGWNTVEEILKGNFLLKHVKSKEFNYDFPIFFEKEIENFFEVRDEEKNIYINFDFLSVLIIMLTRYEEVYYKDQLDSHDRFDVQHSLSSKYNFVQIPICDEYVYYLYNILFDTKIIDQDWNEKQNYNFIPSHDIDYSFVKDDFKYFLKNTVRKFIDDKKIFNFIRLCYKIILSLFYSKKDVCLESVRQLVEQGHKYKLSSEFYFMSAKKSVLDAGYDPKEEDLKRIYAEIYDTPMIIGLHSGYSTYNNLQLQREEKYKLEGAVQDKIRYNRQHFLRLNIPKTLQQLVSLDFFVDSSLGYAEVEGFRCGTSKDFYYFDLENNIKTSLILRPLVVMDITLIDYRKYSMEESYNLIKELNQKCKFFGGNFTFLWHNTTSIFHKDWFHNVYIKFLNENEHVLST; from the coding sequence ATGGAGGATACAGTATTCAATAAACCTATAAGTACAGAGGTAATTCAATATGTCTTTGATTTTATTTTTTCATTTACTGTTTTTAAAGGGAAAGAGTATGAAATAAAAATTATGGAAGATCAAAAATTATTGCAATTTACCTTAAACAAAAGGAATATTTACTTTGCACTTCCTGGTTGGAATACAGTCGAGGAAATTTTAAAAGGGAATTTTCTTTTAAAACATGTGAAATCAAAGGAGTTTAATTATGATTTTCCTATTTTCTTTGAAAAAGAAATCGAAAACTTTTTTGAAGTCCGCGATGAAGAGAAAAATATATATATAAACTTCGATTTCTTGTCGGTGCTCATTATTATGCTCACTCGTTATGAGGAAGTATATTATAAAGATCAGCTCGACTCTCATGATCGCTTTGATGTTCAACATAGTCTATCGAGTAAATATAATTTTGTACAAATTCCTATATGTGACGAATACGTTTACTATTTATACAATATACTTTTTGATACAAAAATAATTGATCAGGATTGGAATGAAAAACAAAATTATAATTTTATTCCTTCGCATGATATTGACTACTCATTTGTAAAAGACGATTTTAAATATTTCCTCAAAAATACAGTTCGTAAATTTATAGATGATAAAAAGATATTTAATTTTATAAGATTATGCTACAAAATAATACTTTCTTTATTCTATTCTAAAAAAGATGTATGTTTAGAAAGTGTCAGACAACTGGTGGAGCAAGGACATAAATATAAGCTCTCTTCTGAGTTCTATTTCATGTCTGCAAAAAAATCTGTACTCGATGCCGGATATGATCCAAAAGAAGAGGATCTAAAACGGATTTATGCTGAAATATATGATACCCCTATGATCATTGGATTGCATTCAGGTTATAGTACATATAATAATCTGCAGCTACAGCGTGAAGAAAAGTATAAACTTGAAGGTGCTGTACAAGATAAAATAAGATACAACAGACAGCATTTTCTAAGGCTTAATATTCCTAAAACTCTGCAACAGCTAGTATCATTAGATTTTTTTGTAGATTCTTCATTGGGATATGCTGAAGTAGAGGGATTTAGATGTGGTACTTCTAAAGATTTTTATTATTTTGATTTAGAAAATAATATCAAAACTTCTCTGATCTTAAGACCTTTGGTTGTTATGGATATTACATTAATTGATTATAGGAAATATTCTATGGAGGAGAGTTACAACCTAATAAAAGAACTCAATCAGAAATGTAAATTTTTTGGAGGTAATTTTACTTTTTTATGGCACAATACAACTTCCATTTTCCATAAAGATTGGTTTCATAATGTATATATTAAATTTTTAAATGAAAATGAGCATGTTTTATCCACTTAA
- a CDS encoding flavin reductase family protein, with translation MFYPLKIISVTTESIDSKVFECDIRKVESSVFKIIPGQYINIRVIINNEEYIRSYSICSLPDRISIKFGIKRQEEGKVSNFLLDNLVKDSIIEVSRPYGHFWLQDEIYKAKDIVALVTGSGITPVFSMLKYFLKNSSKKNTFSLIYGNKTKAQTMFLHQLKDIEEKYTNVRLYFNYTQEKDESPERIGKDLINSILLQNNINIQDTYFLLCGKEEFITSSKNILQGLDVPKERLKFEIFETSSLVNDGNEEVERSKGILEIDVEDKLYSFEYDETEKSILEIAAENGLELPYSCKKGICSTCVGQLVEGEIRMKKNLALTEEEVGEGYILCCQSVLMGNYIKVRLDYL, from the coding sequence ATGTTTTATCCACTTAAAATAATTTCCGTTACAACAGAGAGTATAGATTCAAAGGTATTCGAATGTGATATTCGCAAAGTGGAAAGCTCTGTTTTTAAAATTATTCCGGGTCAATATATTAATATAAGAGTTATAATAAACAATGAAGAATATATTAGAAGTTATTCCATATGCTCCCTACCAGATAGAATATCTATAAAATTTGGTATCAAACGACAAGAGGAAGGGAAAGTATCTAATTTTTTATTAGACAATCTAGTGAAAGATTCTATTATTGAGGTTAGCAGACCATATGGTCATTTTTGGCTGCAAGACGAAATTTACAAAGCTAAAGATATCGTTGCATTGGTTACAGGCAGTGGAATCACTCCTGTTTTTTCAATGTTGAAATATTTTCTGAAAAATTCTTCGAAAAAGAATACTTTTTCTTTAATATACGGAAATAAAACGAAAGCTCAGACTATGTTTTTACACCAATTAAAAGATATTGAAGAGAAATATACAAATGTTAGACTATATTTTAATTACACTCAGGAAAAAGATGAATCTCCTGAACGTATAGGAAAGGATTTAATTAATTCTATTCTATTACAGAATAATATTAACATACAGGATACCTATTTTTTGTTATGTGGAAAAGAGGAATTTATTACGAGTTCTAAAAATATACTACAAGGATTGGATGTTCCGAAAGAAAGGCTTAAATTCGAGATTTTTGAGACAAGTTCTTTGGTTAATGATGGTAATGAAGAAGTAGAAAGGTCAAAGGGGATTTTGGAGATAGACGTTGAAGATAAATTGTATTCTTTTGAATACGATGAAACAGAGAAAAGTATTTTAGAAATTGCAGCAGAAAATGGATTAGAATTGCCCTATTCCTGTAAAAAGGGCATATGTTCTACATGTGTTGGACAGTTGGTAGAAGGAGAGATAAGAATGAAAAAAAATCTGGCTCTTACAGAAGAAGAAGTGGGGGAAGGATATATCTTATGCTGCCAGTCTGTATTGATGGGTAATTATATAAAAGTCAGACTAGATTATTTATGA